One stretch of Thermococcus sp. 21S9 DNA includes these proteins:
- a CDS encoding aromatic amino acid transport family protein — protein MPVSEGVERRKVTTSHGRYYSARIAAQRRKKLILIQNLRKRKAVRGLRVSTIRVEKKRITKGEALAILVGTQIGAGVLGLPYAASKVGLIPALAVLIGVMFLMLWTGFIVLKFSAGMGGAQMSTIAQRVLGKAGGWLMYVSIFIMSFGAILAYIAGMGSVFANLFGISETAGAFIFWVLASIVVYRGLEASGKTELAMSYVMLALFIAVTLMLIPHAKLSNGLYTDLSGILSITGVAIFALGCHTVIPDVYKGLGSYEETKKVLVWAFIIPTAIYAVFMVAFLLAFGRNTPQIATQGLELLYGHIGKIIGNLIPLLAITTSYIGIALAQQSNNEEFVKLKRPIAWGLTVIPPAIVYFAGVKNFADVLAFAGDTGDMMAFIILPILIWLVDKLRKR, from the coding sequence ATGCCCGTTTCGGAAGGAGTTGAGAGAAGGAAGGTTACCACCTCACACGGTCGTTATTACTCGGCCCGTATAGCGGCGCAGAGGAGAAAAAAGCTCATCCTGATTCAGAACCTCCGGAAGAGGAAAGCCGTGAGGGGTCTCAGGGTAAGCACGATTCGCGTTGAGAAGAAGCGCATAACCAAAGGAGAGGCACTGGCCATCCTCGTGGGGACGCAGATAGGTGCGGGAGTGCTGGGACTGCCTTACGCGGCGAGTAAGGTCGGCCTCATACCGGCACTGGCGGTGCTCATCGGTGTGATGTTCCTGATGCTCTGGACCGGCTTCATCGTCCTCAAGTTCTCCGCCGGAATGGGCGGGGCGCAGATGAGCACCATAGCCCAGCGCGTCCTCGGAAAGGCCGGTGGCTGGCTGATGTACGTCAGCATCTTCATCATGAGCTTTGGGGCAATCCTCGCCTACATAGCGGGAATGGGAAGCGTCTTTGCGAACCTCTTCGGGATAAGCGAAACGGCCGGAGCGTTCATATTCTGGGTTCTCGCCTCGATAGTCGTTTACCGCGGTCTTGAGGCGAGCGGAAAGACCGAGCTGGCGATGAGCTACGTCATGCTCGCCCTCTTCATAGCGGTCACCCTCATGCTGATTCCCCACGCGAAGCTCAGCAACGGCCTCTACACTGACCTCTCGGGAATCCTCAGCATAACGGGCGTTGCCATCTTCGCCCTCGGTTGCCACACGGTAATTCCAGACGTCTACAAGGGCCTCGGAAGCTACGAGGAGACCAAGAAGGTCCTCGTCTGGGCCTTCATCATCCCGACGGCCATCTACGCGGTATTCATGGTCGCCTTCCTCCTCGCCTTCGGCAGGAACACGCCCCAGATAGCCACGCAGGGCCTTGAGCTCCTCTACGGGCACATTGGAAAAATCATCGGAAACCTCATTCCACTCCTTGCAATAACCACGAGCTACATCGGAATCGCCCTTGCACAGCAGAGCAACAACGAGGAGTTCGTCAAGCTCAAGAGGCCGATAGCATGGGGCCTGACGGTTATTCCGCCTGCAATCGTATACTTCGCCGGCGTAAAGAACTTCGCTGACGTCTTGGCCTTCGCCGGTGACACCGGAGACATGATGGCCTTCATAATCCTACCAATACTCATCTGGCTCGTTGACAAGCTGAGAAAACGCTAA
- the gyaR gene encoding glyoxylate reductase → MPRVFITRAIPENGIELLKEHFEVEVWPEEREIPREVLLEKVRDADALVTMLSERIDREVFDNAPKLRIVANYAVGYDNIDVEEATRRGIYVTNTPDVLTDATADFAWTLLLATARRLIEADNFTRSGEWKKRGIAWHPRWFLGYDVYGKTIGIIGFGRIGQAVARRAKGFGMRILYYSRRRKPEAEKELNAEFKPLDELLSESDFVVLAVPLTKETYHMIGENEFRLMKETAILVNIARGKVVDTDALIRALREGWIAGAGLDVYEEEPYYNEELFSLKNVVLAPHIGSATFGARKGMAELVARNLIAFKNGQIPPTLVNREVVKVRKPGFG, encoded by the coding sequence ATGCCGAGGGTTTTCATCACGCGCGCGATTCCCGAGAACGGCATCGAGCTTTTGAAGGAGCACTTCGAGGTCGAGGTCTGGCCGGAGGAGAGGGAAATTCCCCGGGAAGTTCTCCTCGAGAAGGTCCGCGATGCTGACGCACTCGTCACGATGCTCAGCGAGAGGATTGACAGAGAGGTCTTCGACAACGCCCCGAAGCTCAGAATCGTCGCGAACTACGCGGTCGGCTACGACAACATAGACGTTGAAGAGGCGACGCGGAGGGGAATCTACGTAACGAACACTCCTGATGTCCTCACCGACGCAACGGCTGACTTCGCGTGGACGCTTCTCCTAGCGACGGCGAGACGCTTAATCGAGGCCGATAACTTCACGCGCTCCGGCGAGTGGAAGAAGCGCGGTATTGCCTGGCACCCGCGCTGGTTCTTGGGCTACGACGTCTACGGCAAAACCATCGGAATCATCGGCTTCGGCAGAATCGGGCAGGCGGTGGCGAGAAGGGCCAAGGGCTTCGGCATGAGAATCCTCTACTACTCGAGGAGGAGAAAGCCAGAAGCGGAGAAGGAACTCAACGCAGAGTTCAAGCCCCTCGACGAGCTCCTGAGCGAGAGCGACTTCGTGGTTCTGGCGGTTCCCCTGACTAAGGAAACCTACCACATGATAGGCGAGAATGAATTTAGACTCATGAAGGAAACGGCAATTCTCGTGAACATAGCGCGCGGAAAGGTCGTTGACACCGACGCGCTCATCAGGGCCCTTAGGGAGGGCTGGATTGCCGGGGCCGGTCTCGACGTCTACGAGGAGGAGCCGTACTACAACGAAGAGCTATTCAGCCTGAAGAACGTGGTCTTGGCGCCCCACATCGGTAGCGCGACCTTTGGAGCGAGGAAAGGAATGGCCGAGCTCGTGGCGAGGAATCTCATCGCGTTCAAGAACGGTCAAATCCCGCCGACGCTCGTGAACAGAGAAGTGGTGAAGGTCAGGAAGCCGGGGTTCGGCTGA
- a CDS encoding DUF72 domain-containing protein produces MIKVGTCGFCEGRAKYFRDFDAVEVQQTFYRILQEKTLERWRKEAPEGFIFAMKAFQGVTHPPNSPTWRRSNVKPSKNVGLLRPTSDALHFWRLTLKEAETLGARFILIQLPKSFREGEESFANAERFFEMIDRGNFEIAVELRGWSEKGVKRFVRAFDVIDVTDPLVRIPLHSGETNYYRLHGRYENGRIIYRHSYSDEELQRIRERVLGWNRGESFVFFNNTDMCRDAKRFKALI; encoded by the coding sequence ATGATTAAGGTTGGAACGTGTGGCTTCTGCGAGGGGAGGGCAAAATACTTCCGGGACTTCGACGCGGTTGAGGTCCAGCAGACGTTTTACCGAATCCTCCAGGAGAAAACCCTTGAGCGCTGGAGGAAGGAAGCCCCGGAAGGTTTTATCTTCGCGATGAAGGCATTTCAGGGCGTAACGCACCCTCCAAACAGCCCGACGTGGCGGAGGAGCAACGTGAAGCCGAGCAAAAACGTCGGTCTTCTCAGGCCAACGAGCGACGCCCTTCACTTCTGGCGCCTGACGCTCAAAGAGGCCGAAACCCTCGGTGCGCGCTTCATTCTAATTCAGTTGCCGAAGAGCTTCAGGGAGGGCGAGGAGAGCTTCGCCAACGCGGAAAGGTTCTTCGAGATGATTGACAGGGGAAACTTCGAGATAGCCGTTGAGCTGAGGGGCTGGAGCGAGAAGGGCGTTAAGCGCTTCGTTAGGGCCTTCGACGTCATAGACGTGACCGACCCGCTCGTGAGGATTCCGCTCCACAGCGGTGAGACGAACTACTACCGCCTTCACGGGCGCTACGAGAACGGGCGGATAATCTACCGGCACTCCTACAGCGACGAGGAACTTCAAAGAATCAGGGAGCGCGTCCTCGGCTGGAACAGGGGCGAGAGCTTCGTCTTCTTCAACAACACCGACATGTGCAGGGACGCGAAGAGGTTCAAAGCACTCATTTAG
- a CDS encoding DNA double-strand break repair nuclease NurA — protein sequence MERIDDRHLEEIRHFLRESRKELGKLVPLVRKHYRWESLPEPKKARVYAVDGSRMARRLSGAIIYAVSASAVGDDLYYWNDIGALFPYSNADDRIRVHMDTLEKRMGALVGEMSDLVLMDGTISGALIRPPSYANSTTNQLYERHGRTLLEASLDFLDALNLKWREWKRELKKGVISGPSLLARGREGKSIFKILEEKGSRSIRGKIWWVVDAENLIVLFEYLEYLHALDRLLGNEIASIAKTFYRSDVIGTVAEREKLKKVPIMVDTPVVASLTDGSGYLRFSSKVGKKEALAQLILDLMEHGFFENLREILVLDGRKIEGARIRPAYVRFADGGLIYLLEVPEKQDFEETLAKILSVAEDEYVIPLEYAHHSVVIKKREFDAYVDAILSAIVGEDEAYLNFLRYGREPLE from the coding sequence TTGGAGCGTATTGATGACAGGCACCTCGAGGAAATCAGGCACTTCCTCAGGGAGAGCAGGAAAGAGCTCGGAAAGCTCGTTCCCCTCGTGAGGAAGCACTACCGCTGGGAGAGCCTACCCGAGCCGAAGAAGGCGAGGGTTTACGCCGTTGACGGTAGTAGAATGGCCAGGAGGCTCAGTGGGGCGATAATCTACGCCGTTTCAGCTTCGGCTGTCGGCGACGACCTCTACTACTGGAACGACATCGGGGCGCTCTTCCCCTACAGCAACGCCGACGACAGGATAAGGGTTCACATGGACACCTTAGAGAAGAGAATGGGCGCTCTCGTTGGGGAAATGTCCGACCTCGTGCTCATGGACGGCACGATAAGCGGGGCCCTCATAAGACCGCCGAGCTACGCGAACTCAACCACGAACCAGCTCTATGAAAGACACGGGAGGACGCTCTTGGAGGCCTCGCTGGACTTTCTCGATGCTCTGAACCTCAAGTGGAGGGAGTGGAAACGGGAGCTCAAGAAGGGCGTCATCTCTGGCCCATCTCTGCTCGCTCGCGGGAGGGAAGGGAAGTCAATCTTCAAGATACTGGAGGAGAAGGGTTCGAGGAGCATTCGCGGAAAAATATGGTGGGTTGTGGATGCCGAAAACCTGATAGTCCTCTTTGAGTATCTCGAGTATCTCCACGCCCTCGACAGGCTTTTGGGAAACGAGATAGCCTCAATAGCGAAGACCTTCTACCGCTCCGACGTCATAGGGACGGTAGCCGAGAGGGAGAAACTGAAGAAGGTCCCGATAATGGTGGACACGCCGGTCGTTGCTTCGCTGACCGATGGGAGCGGTTACCTGCGCTTCTCGTCGAAGGTCGGCAAGAAAGAGGCTCTCGCTCAACTAATCCTCGACCTCATGGAGCACGGCTTTTTCGAGAACCTCCGCGAGATTCTCGTCCTCGACGGAAGGAAGATAGAGGGCGCGAGGATACGGCCGGCCTACGTCCGCTTCGCCGATGGGGGATTGATTTACCTCCTCGAGGTTCCGGAGAAGCAGGACTTCGAGGAGACGCTGGCGAAAATCCTCTCTGTGGCAGAAGACGAATACGTGATTCCGCTCGAGTACGCGCACCACTCGGTCGTAATCAAGAAGAGGGAGTTCGACGCCTACGTCGACGCAATCCTGAGCGCGATAGTTGGAGAGGACGAGGCTTACCTGAACTTCCTGCGCTACGGAAGGGAACCTCTGGAGTGA
- the rad50 gene encoding DNA double-strand break repair ATPase Rad50: MRVRKIEIRNFRAHRKSVVEFSDGINLIIGQNGAGKSSILEAIFASLYLGHPSFPKGYLKANARVGTGELSLSLEFEHNGKTYRITRTTKKSELLENGRLIAEKSSDIARWIERNVYPLQVYTNALYIRQGEIEGIITNREVMEKVLRKVLGIEDYENAERNSADVIRELKRRKENLKRLIERKAEIEENLREAEKRFAETLRKISELRKRERELSAEVEKLSKLYREMKERKELIAGLEKRIALLEKSLASEEKLLREREKRIEELKLELEELEERKARLEELRPLAEEYTELGKLLKLKDELSKVEVRLSSLREKLHSLEKETAKREELEKKLEELKKREEETRKEYERLKEKHRLYQRALSTLGEAEKYRKELERAGYTIEKLEKELKEIEEAREELEKLSEEISKVRERIASLKGKKAELRANMERLEGAKICPLCRRPIDEHEEGEILAEYRAEISRIEKEIKVLEGELEGLRKREVELKKLLAKETKLIRLKKTADLLREAKEKLEELGVEELERDAELFEETKEKLIGLKKEIRGVRERIEELEGLEKETEEVKNELHALEGRKAGILKRLSERGFKSFEEVENKLKELEKPYHEFLSLKDVPRRIEALEKKLDIERRKADESRGNMKRLKAELEKVRKELEDARKDFSEEEFERAEREYLEKSRALERARAEREGAESLRDEIARLIDELKANLGEIERAERELELLEKALADMTAFREKVARLKAEEELRGLEEVQKLAGELFSEMTEGKYQGIRLRREKRYGKERIELKVLYAGNEVGIDFLSGGERIALGLAFRLALSLYKVGNLELLILDEPTPFLDEERRKKLVEIISSQLRKIPQVIIVSHDEELKDAADYVIRVTNAGEARVEVESLGAY, translated from the coding sequence ATGAGGGTCAGGAAAATCGAGATTCGGAACTTCAGGGCCCACCGGAAAAGCGTTGTCGAGTTCAGCGACGGAATAAACCTGATAATCGGCCAGAACGGGGCCGGAAAGAGCTCAATCCTCGAGGCCATCTTCGCCTCGCTTTACCTCGGACACCCGAGCTTCCCTAAGGGTTATCTGAAGGCCAACGCCCGCGTCGGAACCGGGGAGCTTTCTTTAAGCTTAGAGTTCGAGCACAACGGCAAAACCTACCGCATAACCAGAACCACGAAGAAGAGCGAGCTCCTCGAGAACGGAAGGCTCATCGCGGAGAAGAGCTCCGATATAGCGCGCTGGATTGAGCGAAACGTTTATCCTCTTCAGGTTTACACGAACGCGCTCTACATTCGACAGGGCGAGATTGAGGGCATAATCACCAACCGCGAGGTCATGGAGAAGGTTCTGCGCAAGGTTCTTGGAATAGAGGACTACGAAAACGCCGAGAGGAACTCGGCCGATGTAATCCGCGAGCTGAAGAGGAGGAAGGAGAACCTCAAGAGGCTCATCGAGAGGAAAGCCGAAATCGAGGAGAACCTCCGCGAGGCCGAGAAGAGGTTCGCCGAGACGCTGAGGAAGATTAGTGAGCTGAGGAAGAGGGAAAGGGAGCTTTCAGCCGAGGTAGAGAAGCTTTCCAAGCTCTACCGCGAGATGAAGGAGAGGAAAGAGCTGATAGCCGGCCTCGAGAAGAGGATAGCGCTCCTCGAAAAATCGCTGGCGAGCGAGGAAAAGCTCCTCAGGGAAAGGGAGAAGAGGATTGAGGAGCTGAAGCTCGAGCTCGAGGAGCTGGAAGAGAGAAAGGCGAGACTTGAAGAGCTGAGGCCCCTTGCAGAGGAGTATACCGAGCTCGGTAAACTGCTGAAGCTGAAGGACGAGCTCTCGAAGGTTGAGGTCCGGCTCTCCTCGCTGAGGGAAAAGCTCCACTCCCTCGAGAAGGAAACCGCGAAGAGAGAGGAACTGGAAAAGAAGCTTGAGGAGCTGAAGAAAAGGGAAGAGGAGACGAGGAAGGAATACGAGAGGCTCAAGGAGAAGCACAGGCTCTACCAGCGCGCCCTGTCAACCCTCGGCGAGGCAGAGAAGTACAGGAAGGAACTCGAGAGGGCCGGATACACCATCGAGAAGCTTGAGAAGGAACTCAAAGAAATCGAGGAAGCCAGGGAAGAACTCGAAAAACTGAGCGAGGAGATTTCAAAGGTCAGGGAGAGAATAGCCTCGCTGAAGGGAAAGAAAGCCGAGCTTAGGGCCAACATGGAGAGGCTGGAAGGGGCCAAAATCTGCCCCCTCTGTAGGAGACCCATAGATGAGCACGAGGAGGGCGAAATTCTGGCCGAATACAGGGCCGAGATATCGAGGATTGAGAAAGAAATCAAGGTCCTTGAGGGGGAACTCGAAGGGCTGAGAAAGCGCGAGGTTGAGCTTAAGAAGCTCCTCGCGAAGGAAACAAAGCTGATTCGCCTCAAGAAGACGGCCGATTTGCTCAGGGAGGCGAAGGAAAAGCTTGAGGAGCTCGGTGTTGAGGAGCTCGAGAGGGACGCCGAGCTCTTCGAGGAAACGAAGGAGAAGCTCATCGGCCTCAAGAAGGAAATCCGGGGCGTGAGGGAGAGGATTGAGGAGCTCGAGGGCCTTGAGAAGGAAACGGAGGAAGTAAAGAATGAACTCCACGCCCTCGAGGGGAGGAAGGCAGGCATTCTAAAGAGGCTCTCCGAGAGGGGATTTAAGTCCTTCGAGGAGGTTGAGAATAAACTTAAGGAACTCGAGAAGCCCTACCACGAGTTCCTCTCGCTGAAGGACGTTCCAAGGAGGATTGAAGCCCTCGAGAAGAAGCTCGACATCGAGCGGAGGAAGGCCGATGAGTCAAGGGGGAACATGAAGCGCCTGAAGGCCGAGCTTGAAAAAGTGAGAAAAGAGCTCGAGGATGCCAGAAAGGACTTCTCGGAGGAGGAATTTGAGAGGGCCGAGAGGGAATACCTTGAGAAATCGAGAGCCCTTGAGAGGGCGAGGGCCGAGCGTGAAGGGGCGGAAAGCCTGAGGGACGAGATAGCTCGCCTGATAGACGAGCTGAAGGCGAACCTCGGGGAGATTGAAAGGGCCGAGAGGGAACTTGAGCTCCTCGAGAAGGCCCTCGCGGATATGACGGCCTTCAGGGAGAAGGTAGCCCGGCTGAAGGCGGAGGAGGAGCTCAGGGGCCTTGAAGAGGTGCAGAAGCTGGCCGGAGAGCTGTTCTCGGAGATGACCGAGGGCAAGTATCAGGGGATAAGACTGAGGCGCGAGAAGCGCTATGGGAAGGAGAGGATTGAGCTCAAAGTCCTCTACGCAGGCAACGAGGTGGGAATAGACTTCCTCAGCGGTGGGGAGAGGATAGCGCTCGGTCTGGCCTTTAGGCTGGCCCTCTCGCTCTACAAGGTGGGCAACCTTGAACTGCTCATATTGGACGAGCCAACGCCCTTCCTGGACGAAGAGCGGAGGAAGAAGCTCGTGGAGATTATATCGAGCCAGCTGAGGAAGATACCGCAGGTAATCATCGTCTCGCACGACGAGGAGCTGAAGGACGCGGCCGATTACGTGATAAGGGTTACCAACGCCGGTGAAGCGAGGGTGGAGGTGGAGAGCCTTGGAGCGTATTGA
- a CDS encoding DNA repair exonuclease, whose product MRFAHIADVHLGREQFNQPFRYEDYVGAFREAVEKAVKAGVDFILIAGDLFHVSRPSPKALRDAVEILEIPRRREIPVFAIEGNHDKTIREASVFDLLEHLGLLRTLGLRREEKRDEFLRSKRIADRYLVWAEVDGFKIYGLRHHTRWQLIRGNTNVLKALFKKGDILMLHQAVDYLAKDTPYQDAFDLKLSELPENFSYYALGHIHVRKVAEPEQTGLNGPIVYPGSLERTDVREASHVIVYGEKDRKPKVRENNQPKGFYIVEDFKPEFIEVETRPFYRVTISGNSKAELRRRVEEVAELIPKDAVAIIYLEGTVKGGVSLAEFNDLLKDFGIAYYAFRSRVTSEAIISRERVSEEILTEWERELFLHMRSEPKEFPLDEFMDWLLEKYRLGVPAEMSARARKPAEEPKKPENVEKKPPKEKKHVKVTPRREKQEKPKPEKKTGKKPKPAKPSSLDAWLRGGKL is encoded by the coding sequence ATGAGGTTCGCGCACATAGCCGATGTCCATCTCGGCAGGGAGCAGTTCAACCAGCCCTTCCGCTACGAGGACTACGTTGGGGCCTTCCGCGAGGCGGTTGAGAAGGCCGTTAAGGCTGGGGTAGACTTCATACTCATCGCTGGAGACCTCTTCCACGTGAGCAGGCCGTCGCCGAAGGCCCTGCGCGATGCGGTTGAAATACTCGAAATCCCGAGGAGAAGGGAAATCCCGGTCTTTGCCATCGAGGGCAACCACGACAAGACGATTAGGGAAGCTTCCGTCTTCGACCTGCTCGAGCACCTCGGCCTTCTAAGGACCCTTGGCCTCAGGAGAGAGGAGAAGAGGGACGAGTTCCTGAGGAGCAAGAGGATAGCGGACCGCTACCTCGTCTGGGCCGAGGTTGATGGCTTTAAAATCTACGGCCTGAGGCATCATACGCGCTGGCAACTCATAAGGGGCAACACCAACGTCCTGAAGGCCCTATTCAAGAAAGGGGACATCCTGATGCTCCACCAGGCCGTTGACTACCTCGCGAAGGACACACCCTATCAGGACGCCTTCGACCTAAAGCTGAGCGAACTCCCCGAGAATTTCTCCTACTACGCCCTCGGGCACATCCACGTGAGGAAGGTTGCGGAGCCGGAGCAGACCGGCTTGAACGGGCCAATCGTTTACCCCGGTTCGCTCGAGAGGACAGACGTGAGGGAGGCGAGCCACGTAATAGTTTACGGCGAGAAGGACAGAAAGCCGAAGGTCAGGGAAAACAACCAGCCGAAGGGCTTCTACATCGTCGAGGACTTCAAGCCGGAGTTCATTGAGGTCGAAACGAGGCCCTTCTACCGCGTTACAATTTCCGGAAACTCAAAGGCTGAGCTCAGGCGGAGGGTCGAGGAGGTAGCGGAACTGATTCCGAAAGATGCCGTGGCAATCATCTACCTCGAGGGAACTGTGAAGGGTGGCGTTAGTCTAGCGGAGTTCAACGACCTGCTGAAGGACTTTGGCATAGCCTACTACGCCTTCAGGAGCAGGGTTACGAGCGAGGCGATAATCTCGAGGGAGCGCGTGAGTGAGGAGATACTGACCGAGTGGGAGAGGGAGCTCTTCCTCCACATGAGGAGCGAACCGAAGGAGTTCCCGCTCGACGAGTTCATGGACTGGCTCCTTGAAAAGTATCGCCTCGGCGTTCCAGCGGAGATGAGCGCAAGAGCCCGCAAACCAGCGGAAGAGCCGAAGAAACCGGAAAACGTTGAAAAGAAACCGCCGAAGGAGAAAAAGCACGTGAAGGTAACTCCGAGGAGGGAGAAACAGGAAAAGCCAAAACCCGAGAAGAAGACCGGAAAGAAACCGAAGCCGGCAAAGCCGTCGAGCCTCGACGCGTGGCTCAGGGGTGGTAAGCTATGA
- a CDS encoding ATP-binding protein, producing MEGRDASVGIVFGESSTDHFTFIVNPKNELPRFGEFLIVKNREGDEVLALLKSIRNLNWLMEAGRGSYDYVEKTVNVFSRGILDKSEEILATAKVLGVLRTRDGEFLVKPAPNRVPIKPGERVYLARDEDLERIFANGHLRIGKLIARSDIEVRLDANRLVSRHFAVLAVTGAGKSNTIAVLTKELVDNVNATVVILDPHGEYQRLSWPGARVNPIKATIDPGRIRLSELATLLGIAENASLQRRFLGLVYRTVKEEMRRDGKVVGGLPFLEAMEDKIEGWIRVYENTDDKVIYYYNEKGIETPRKIQARDLDSLIRLKDYIGELKANFGEFISPVDVLGEIRPGMVNVIDLSGMEEEQMITLASFVLRGILKNRIEYIKAVRTNDRLTAREILEAYPAVKKPILVIVEEAHIFAPRGEKNPATLWLGKIAREGRKFGVGLGIVSQRPKKLDDDILSQTNTKIILKLVEPNDQRYVQQASEQISEDLLSDIASLGVGEAVIVGYAITIPAMVKIYNFEKDFNGHYGGRDIDIVEEWLEGKEEEVSEEEAIASLPL from the coding sequence ATGGAGGGTCGCGACGCTTCGGTTGGAATAGTGTTCGGTGAATCGAGCACCGACCACTTCACGTTCATAGTCAACCCCAAGAACGAGCTCCCGCGCTTCGGCGAGTTTTTGATTGTCAAAAACCGCGAGGGAGACGAGGTTTTGGCTCTCCTCAAGTCCATCAGAAATCTCAACTGGCTTATGGAAGCCGGAAGGGGAAGCTACGACTACGTTGAAAAAACCGTCAACGTTTTCTCGCGCGGAATCCTCGACAAGAGTGAGGAGATACTGGCTACCGCCAAGGTTCTCGGCGTGCTTAGAACGAGGGACGGCGAGTTTCTGGTAAAGCCCGCCCCCAACCGCGTTCCCATAAAGCCCGGCGAGAGAGTTTATCTGGCCAGAGACGAGGATTTGGAGAGAATCTTCGCCAACGGCCACCTCAGGATTGGAAAGCTCATCGCGAGAAGCGATATCGAGGTCCGCCTCGACGCCAACAGGCTCGTTTCGAGGCACTTCGCGGTTCTGGCCGTTACCGGAGCCGGCAAGTCCAACACGATAGCGGTTCTCACAAAGGAACTCGTGGACAACGTGAACGCCACCGTCGTAATCCTCGACCCCCACGGCGAGTATCAGCGGTTGAGCTGGCCCGGGGCGCGCGTGAACCCGATAAAGGCCACGATAGACCCCGGGAGAATAAGGCTGAGCGAACTGGCAACGCTTTTGGGAATAGCCGAAAACGCGAGCCTCCAGAGGCGCTTCCTCGGGCTCGTTTACAGAACCGTCAAGGAGGAGATGAGACGGGACGGAAAGGTCGTCGGGGGCTTACCATTCCTCGAGGCGATGGAGGACAAGATAGAGGGGTGGATTAGGGTTTACGAGAACACCGACGACAAGGTAATCTACTACTACAACGAGAAGGGTATAGAGACGCCGAGGAAGATTCAGGCGAGGGATTTGGACTCGCTGATAAGGCTGAAGGACTACATAGGTGAGCTGAAGGCCAACTTCGGCGAGTTCATAAGTCCGGTAGATGTGCTCGGCGAGATAAGGCCCGGCATGGTGAACGTCATAGACCTCAGCGGAATGGAAGAGGAGCAGATGATAACGCTCGCGAGCTTCGTTCTGAGGGGCATACTCAAGAACCGCATCGAGTACATCAAAGCCGTCAGAACGAACGACAGGCTCACCGCGAGGGAGATACTGGAAGCTTACCCGGCCGTGAAAAAGCCAATCCTCGTCATAGTTGAAGAGGCACACATATTCGCGCCGAGGGGCGAGAAGAACCCCGCAACCCTGTGGCTCGGCAAGATAGCGCGAGAGGGCAGGAAGTTCGGCGTCGGCCTTGGAATAGTATCACAGAGGCCGAAGAAGCTGGACGACGACATACTCAGCCAGACCAACACCAAGATAATCCTCAAGCTGGTTGAGCCCAATGACCAGCGCTACGTCCAGCAGGCGAGCGAACAGATAAGCGAGGACCTGTTGAGCGATATAGCCTCCCTGGGCGTCGGTGAAGCGGTTATAGTCGGCTACGCCATCACGATTCCGGCGATGGTGAAGATTTATAACTTCGAGAAGGACTTCAACGGCCACTATGGGGGAAGGGACATAGACATCGTCGAGGAGTGGCTCGAGGGGAAGGAGGAAGAGGTTAGCGAGGAGGAAGCCATAGCGTCCCTCCCGCTGTGA